TCCCAGCAAACTCAGATCTACTAGATACCGCGAATTGTTCTTCTCACCtgaggcacgtaccaatttaatgctttcatcccctgtcgccaggggcatcaagctcctcaaccggatttctattagattggatttgtttaatctaaaatataccgATCTGGTTGAGGTATTGTTTAGTTTGAGATCGTAGCACCTTATAACatgctatatttttatatttcatattttttatatttttatatttgtttttaattattaaatttgcattttattgtataattttctttttatgtagccatagtgacgacttggagctaatctgtaaagtcaccatggcaaatttgtaaataaataaataataaatcttgacattttaaattggttcaaaaattttaatgcaaaagTTGAATACATTGACTAAATTACTATCATCATAAgctcttttattaatttccttattcaataaaataatttattccagaAATTCGTGTGTTTGATCTCACTGTATGAGATCAAAATTGTTCTTAAAACACTGAATCTTTTGTAATTACCAAATTATGTTGAAAAAATCACACAATAAAAgccttaattatttttgtaaacatGACTTTATTTCAACTTATCatgtaagaataataataacatataatatcacaaaaaaaacatattaaaatttttacagtGTCATTTGTGAAACTTTAAAACGACAATATTACATCAACTCTGAAAACAGCGacgtatcaataaataaaaaaaataaaaataaataattgtaaaatttaaaaaaataaaaaacagaaaTTTGAAGTACTTGGCACACAATTTTATTGGGAAGACGAAACGATTGAAGTATCAGAATTTACCACTTCGCTCGACCTATGAAAGTTGACCATAGCTTTCTGAGCTTCAGAGATGGCATGTTTGCAAAGTTCTCCAGGAAGTAGGAGTCGTACAGCCGTTTGAATTTCACGAGTGCTGAGAGTGTGACGCTGACGTATAGTAGTCAGCCGACCAGCTTCAGTAGCAATCCGTTCGAATAGATCTTGGACGAAAGAGTTCATGATAGACATGGCGCTCCTCGATATACCCGTTTGCTCATGGACTTGTTTGAGCACACGGTATATGTGTGTGGCAAAGGATTGAACTCTACGCTTTTTACGATTCTTTTTACCTGATCCCATCAAAGGCCTAGGTGCTTTCATAGCCTGAAAAAAAGATGTTAAATTATTTGCATTATGATTTAAGATAcagatatgtaaaaaagaaaattaccgTTTTTGTAACAGATTTGGTAGGAACTGGTGGTGCCTTCTTTGTCCGCGCCATTTAAGACAGAATAgattaaattttaagtaaaaattcaCCGTATATGACACTAGCGCATCGTCATTAACGTgtgtaaatgatgatattgTGGCAAAAGCATATAGcatgtattgaaattataatagtaGGTATATATAGCTTTTATTGTCACATTCTTTACCACCAATGGAAAGGCagctgtgtttgtgtgtgtgtgggaatataataatttcaaaatcaattatataaaattaaaattatctcggtacaatacgattaaaatatttttattgttcaacaaataattatttaatatattgagcTTATTCAAACTCGAAGATGAAGTGTTATTTATTACTTAACTCTAGGGCAGGGAAGGTGTGTTAACAGTATCCCGGCTTATTAAAACATGGTTGTGTtgtttgaagaggatctttatttttattcagtttatacaagagttattgtatatgtatgaaggAGCTAGTTGCTCACTTCGGATAAGTGAGCTGGCTGAACTCCCAATGTTCACTCTTGCCTCTTGACGTCATTTGTTTTGCAGTTGAAACGTGGGAAACGTGGGATTGAAACGTGTCACAATGTATTcctaccagagaaatgtaataataacagaagggcctttacgaataaataattcttgtcaattttacgcggtccgtctctataaatacgctacatcgcacggaatgcaatcggatcaatttacttataaaaatgtatctcatgttgtttattgtgtgtttttgaatgtattgtgcaatttttaccgatgcttgtccatcttgcgagtaatataaacaaacagagaagtttttatcggacatacgtcgagcaccaagcgtcaaatacgactgatgctaaaattatttagatctgtccgtggacagaatgtcacttgataacaatataacacctaaagccacttctattaatattacatttctctggttaaccgtatcccggcctattACAACACGGTTGTGTTGTTTGAAGAGGATTTCTATTTTATGTTCAGTTTATACAAAaggtattgtatatgtacgaaGGAGCTAGTTGCACACTTCGGATAAGTGAGCTGGCTCAACTCCCAATGTT
This Arctopsyche grandis isolate Sample6627 chromosome 7, ASM5162203v2, whole genome shotgun sequence DNA region includes the following protein-coding sequences:
- the LOC143914388 gene encoding uncharacterized protein LOC143914388 is translated as MARTKKAPPVPTKSVTKTAMKAPRPLMGSGKKNRKKRRVQSFATHIYRVLKQVHEQTGISRSAMSIMNSFVQDLFERIATEAGRLTTIRQRHTLSTREIQTAVRLLLPGELCKHAISEAQKAMVNFHRSSEVVNSDTSIVSSSQ